A genomic segment from Antedon mediterranea chromosome 6, ecAntMedi1.1, whole genome shotgun sequence encodes:
- the LOC140052020 gene encoding ryncolin-1-like — protein MFYILYSFTVIFGTFVFHCNISATSGKSCMRSAIFENQRNLLTSKEIISVFSTTRTRSATRCSLLCLSLTHDCQSFRYDITSKSCELSGRLGLEKRGSHRAYTLRPAVRDCQDILGSGGSGLYPIAKTGRNALLLYCDMDTGEGGWTVFQRREDDSLDFYRSWEEYKNGFGNVCGEFWLGNDNINEMTSSGKYNLRIDMKTDSGAYYSVHESFRIRNESEDYTLEVGDQVNGNMVNVMVRHRGHGFTTRGVDNDVKKNNNCAKEYKGGWWYYSCYSCHLNGMYGHSFQCFIGDFNTFENLRWSEMKMKRNL, from the exons atgttttacatATTGTACAGCTTCACTGTGATCTTTGGGACCTTTGTATTTCACTGTAATATTTCAGCGACTTCAG GTAAATCCTGTATGCGATCTGCAATTTTTGAGAACCAACGGAATTTGTTAACATCAAAAGAAATTATTTCGGTATTTTCTACTACTAGAACAAGAAGTGCAACTCGGTGTTCTCTGTTGTGTTTGAGTCTTACTCATGACTGTCAATCATTTCGCTATGACATCACATCAAAATCATGTGAATTATCTGGACGTTTGGGATTGGAAAAAAGAGGCAGTCACCGGGCGTATACACTACGGCCAGCA GTAAGAGATTGCCAGGATATTTTGGGAAGCGGTGGAAGCGGTTTATACCCAATTGCTAAGACTGGTAGAAACGCATTGCTTTTGTACTGTGATATGGATACTGGAGAAGGAGGATGGACg GTTTTTCAGCGTCGTGAGGATGATTCACTGGATTTTTATCGGTCTTGGGaagaatataaaaatggttttggAAATGTGTGCGGTGAGTTCTGGCTGGGAAATGACAATATAAATGAGATGACGTCATCTGGAAAGTACAACCTTCGAATTGATATGAAAACGGATTCTGGTGCATACTATTCAGTACACGAATCCTTCAGAATCAGGAATGAAAGTGAGGACTACACTTTGGAAGTCGGAGATCAAGTAAACGGCAACATGG TTAATGTGATGGTACGTCATCGAGGACATGGTTTTACAACACGTGGTGTAGATAACGACGTTAAGAAGAATAATAATTGTGCTAAAGAATATAAAGGCGGCTGGTGGTATTACAGTTGTTACTCTTGTCATTTAAATGGAATGTATGGACATTCATTCCAGTGCTTCATTGGAGATTTTAATACTTTTGAAAATCTGAGATGGTCAGAAATGAAAATGAAGCGTAATTTGTAG